The DNA region ACCAGTCGCCGAACTCGTGGGCCACCAGGACCGCCAACGCATCCCCGAACGGGCCGAGTTCCACCCGCCGCCCGTAGTTGCGCGCCCACCACGCGTCCGCATCACGTTGCCGCCGTTGCTCTTCCGCCGGCTGCCGGAAGTCTTCCCCAAGGTCTTCACTCACCGGCGCAGCGTATGCGAGGTGGGGCGGGTTCAGGGCAGCCACCGTACAGCGGTGACTTCGCGCAGGTGAATCAGGAGGTCGAAGGCGGTGGGCAGATCACGAATCGCCAAGTGCTCGTCGGCATCCCGGACCGGGTCGTAGACGCCGCTGATCACCCGCAGCTTGGCGGGACCGGGGATCGGATCGACGCGCAGATCCCGCCAGAGCCGCGCCGGGCCCGCCGCGCCGAGCCGCGCGTCCAGGAAATCCGATGCCGGAGCGGGGATCTCGGCCACCCCGAGATCGCCGTGATGGAACCCGATCGCGACAGCGGCATAGTCGCTGCCGAAGTGCTCGCGCAGGACGCTGCCCACACTGGCGGTCGAGCCCTGTCCCCCGGCCAGGCCGATCGCGGCCGGCGCGGCGGAGACGTGGGAGATGCCGTCCCAGTACACGGTGCGCAGCCCCGAGCGCCGGTAGTGGTCGAGGATCGACGCCGCCCACAGCTCGGCCTCCCCGGCATAGCTGCCCCGGCCCGCGACGCTGTGCCGATGGAAGTCCTCGATCAGAGCCATTCGGGCCCGGACGTTTTCGCCGATCCCCGGAATCGAGCTCACCAGTGCCGACGCGTCGCGGGCGTGCTCGGCGAAGGGACGCCCGGGGTGGACGCCGCGGGCCCGCTGGACGTGCTCGTCGAGGGTGTGCGCGGTCCGGATGGGGTCCAGGTGCGCGGCCAGCTCGGCCGCGCGGCCGGGAGCGTGGGCGCGGACCGCCTCGAGCACGGTGTCGTAGTCCTGCGGCTTGGCCTGCGCGGGTTTGACTCCGATGACGCGGATCTGATCGTCGGGGTGGGCCCGATTGAATTCCCGGATCCAGGTCAGGGCCTCCACCATTTCCGTTGTGCGCCAGGGCCGCCAGGCCGCATCGAGGGCCGAGGCCGCGGTGCTCACTCCCTGGCGGACGTATGCGTCGAGCGTCTCGCCGACATCGGCGCTGTCCTGCACCGCCAGCGTGCGGAAGCCGTGGCGCTCGACCAGATTCCGGAAGATGCGGTCCCGCACGGCGAAGGTCTCGTGGGCGAAGCGCGTCGATTCACCGATGCCGACGACGACCGCGCCGGACAGTGAGTGCGCCGAGGTCTCGATGGTCGCGGCGTCGAAGGGCGTGACTGCGAGGGTGGTTTCGATCGACATGACCCCACCCAACAACCTCAACCAATGTTCATGTCAAGCAGCGCGTCGACACGCGCTCCCAGCGCTTTCCCGGCCGCCAGCAGCGGTTCGGTCGAGCGCAGGGTCCGGCTCATGACGAATGCCCCTTCCAGCGCACACAGAATGGCCACCATCAATTCCCGGGCATCGGCGTCGCCCAGGCCGCGGCGCACGAAATAGCTTGCCCCCTCGTCGATCCACGAATTCATGACCTCGGCCGCCACCTCGCGGATCCGGGGTTCGCTGTCGCCGACCTCCCCGGCGACGGTCGCGACCGGGCACATGTTCATCCAGCCGCTCTGCTCGATGGTCTCGGCGGCGGCCACGAAGGCGGCGGGAACCGCTTCGCGCAGATCGGCGTGCGCGTCCATCAGCAGCGGCAGCAGCTGGATGTACACCGCGCCCGAGGTGCGCAGCGCCTCGGCGGCGATGGCCGATTTCCCGGCCGGGAAGTGGTGATAGAGCGAGCCCATCGGGGCCCCCGACGCGGCGGTGATCTGTTTGACGGTGATCGCGCTGTAGCCCTGCGCGCGCATGAGTTCGGCGACGGCGGTGACCAGGCGGTCACGGGTGGTGGTTGACAGTTTCTCGGGCACAGGTCCAGACTAGAGCAAACGCACTAGAGCGTCTACTCTAGAGGGGAGAAGGCCATGCCCGTAGTCGAGGTCAGCGCTGGACGAGTGCACTACACCGAGCGGGGCGAAGGGCCACCGGTGGTCTTGCTGCACGGCCTGCTGATGAACCACACGGTG from Nocardia tengchongensis includes:
- a CDS encoding erythromycin esterase family protein, which gives rise to MSIETTLAVTPFDAATIETSAHSLSGAVVVGIGESTRFAHETFAVRDRIFRNLVERHGFRTLAVQDSADVGETLDAYVRQGVSTAASALDAAWRPWRTTEMVEALTWIREFNRAHPDDQIRVIGVKPAQAKPQDYDTVLEAVRAHAPGRAAELAAHLDPIRTAHTLDEHVQRARGVHPGRPFAEHARDASALVSSIPGIGENVRARMALIEDFHRHSVAGRGSYAGEAELWAASILDHYRRSGLRTVYWDGISHVSAAPAAIGLAGGQGSTASVGSVLREHFGSDYAAVAIGFHHGDLGVAEIPAPASDFLDARLGAAGPARLWRDLRVDPIPGPAKLRVISGVYDPVRDADEHLAIRDLPTAFDLLIHLREVTAVRWLP
- a CDS encoding TetR/AcrR family transcriptional regulator, encoding MPEKLSTTTRDRLVTAVAELMRAQGYSAITVKQITAASGAPMGSLYHHFPAGKSAIAAEALRTSGAVYIQLLPLLMDAHADLREAVPAAFVAAAETIEQSGWMNMCPVATVAGEVGDSEPRIREVAAEVMNSWIDEGASYFVRRGLGDADARELMVAILCALEGAFVMSRTLRSTEPLLAAGKALGARVDALLDMNIG